The genomic DNA ACCAGCATGAAACGCTTTCGCGATTTCTGGCCCTATTATTTGCAGGAACATGCGCGCGCCGGCACGCGCGCGCTCCATTATGCGGGCACCAGCCTGGCCGTGGGGTTGCTGGCGGCGGCGCCCTTTGCCGGCCATTGGTGGGTTGCGGTGGCGCTGCCGGTCGCGGGCTATGGTTTCGCCTGGGCGGGCCACGGCCTGATCGAACATAATCGGCCGGCGACCTTTCGCTATCCCTTCTGGTCGCTGCGCGCCGATTTCGTGATGCTGCAACGCTTCCTGACCGGCCGGATCGCCGGCGATCTCGTCAGGGCCGGCGTGCGGGCGGACGGCACGGTCGATCCGGCGCGGCGGATCATGGGCTGACCGTATCGCTTGACCCCGCACGGCGCTCTG from Sphingobium sp. CAP-1 includes the following:
- a CDS encoding DUF962 domain-containing protein, which translates into the protein MKRFRDFWPYYLQEHARAGTRALHYAGTSLAVGLLAAAPFAGHWWVAVALPVAGYGFAWAGHGLIEHNRPATFRYPFWSLRADFVMLQRFLTGRIAGDLVRAGVRADGTVDPARRIMG